The following proteins are co-located in the Nomia melanderi isolate GNS246 chromosome 1, iyNomMela1, whole genome shotgun sequence genome:
- the LOC116428927 gene encoding uncharacterized protein LOC116428927, which produces MKIGFLLLLCSIIACVNIQHVESKGKKATQLSLQSKETNVVNFMRLLVMRLVFGVASAMGLGENLSGVLGGIFVPPGADDYDYGDDDYVSDLF; this is translated from the exons ATGAAGATTGGGTTTCTTCTCCTACTTTGCTCTATTATCGCCTGCGTCAAT ATCCAGCATGTCGAGAGCAAGGGGAAGAAGGCGACGCAGTTGTCTCTTCAAAGTAAAGAAACGAATGTGGTAAACTTCATGAGATTGCTGGTTATGAGGCTAGTCTTTGGCGTGGCATCTGCAATGGGTCTCGGTGAAAACCTTTCCGGTGTTCTTGGAGGGATTTTTGTACCACCCGGAGCTGACGACTACGATTACGGTGACGACGACTATGTGTCCGACTTGTTTTAA
- the Clk gene encoding circadian locomoter output cycles kaput protein Clock isoform X2, with protein MASYSRGRSSRQSDDTMDDDIDDKDDTKRKSRNLSEKKRRDQFNMLVNELGSMVGSNTRKMDKSTVLKSTILFLKNHNEIAVRSRVHEIQEDWKPSFLSNEEFTHLILEALDGFIMVFSSSGRIYYVSESVTSLLGYLPKELENTTIYDITYQEDQSPLYNVLLNPVNARDRRNVKKEDQISFSCHIKRGGLNVQENPVYELVQFIGYFRSDVDSEVDNLLPNTKFGTTGGMDTKLVFVGTGRLQTPQLIRELSVMDSTKSEFTSRHSLEWKFLFLDHRAPPIIGYLPFEVLGTSGYDYYHVDDLDKVVMCHESLMQKGEGTSCYYRFLTKGQQWIWLQTRFYITYNQWNSKPEFIVCTHYVVSYIDVIKELRKESETFGKEQTEDVLMTVKQQQVSTSCPVPTTQWPSKSSKSSKSIASNTRPRHVEGSDSSSMSASMQSSPHSQITHVSRSKGTSANAPKNQMPQIDNRQHQQQSQQQPQIEVDQSCIHFMEQAQYATVNLQPVVTTGFATPAGQILSTVPTHEMLHQQGIVMTPQQNQIQDELQRKHEELQQLIVHQQEELRRVSEQLFIARYGILSPLLNASMPYGATTNACQQMNRCNTNNTAMQLPTSSSVQSVNVLPLPITVPVPLVPTELFSHSLPVSPVPTVSTTVQGNVATMIQTPQQPHQQQPQGPTQQNGNPDLVPFQICSHQADMLYNDMEPASTQQQRPPQN; from the exons ATGGCGAGTTATTCGCGTGGACGTTCCTCTCGACAATCCGA TGACACGATGGACGATGATATCGACGACAAAGATGACACGAAACG GAAATCGCGAAATTTGAGTGAAAAAAAACGGCGTGACCAATTCAACATGTTGGTGAACGAGCTGGGGAGCATGGTTGGTTCGAATACGCGGAAAATGGACAAATCTACCGTATTAAAATCCACGATATTATTCTTGAAAAACCATAACG AAATAGCCGTAAGATCAAGGGTGCATGAGATTCAGGAAGATTGGAAGCCGTCGTTTCTGTCAAACGAAGAGTTCACGCATCTCATATTAGAG GCTCTGGACGGTTTTATAATGGTATTTTCTTCAAGCGGGCGCATTTATTATGTGTCCGAAAGCGTTACATCTCTACTTGGCTACCTTCCAAAGGAGCTGGAAAACACTACCATTTATGATATAACTTACCAAGAGGACCAATCGCCGTTATACAATGTGTTATTGAATCCAGTGAACGCGAGGGATCGACGAAACGTCAAGAAAG AGGACCAAATATCTTTCTCGTGTCACATTAAAAGAGGTGGCCTGAACGTTCAAGAGAATCCCGTTTACGAGCTCGTGCAATTTATCGGATACTTCC GTTCTGACGTCGATTCGGAAGTAGACAATCTCCTCCCAAATACAAAATTCGGGACTACCGGTGGAATGGACACAAA ATTAGTTTTCGTCGGAACGGGACGCCTGCAAACGCCCCAGTTGATTCGCGAGTTGTCTGTAATGGACAGCACTAAGTCGGAGTTTACTTCCAGACATAGTCTCGAATGGAAGTTTCTCTTTCTGGATCATCGAGCACCGCCCATCATCGGATACCTACCGTTCGAAGTTCTCGGCACCTCCGGATACGATTATTATCATGTCGACGACTTGGACAAGGTCGTCATGTGCCACGAATCCC TGATGCAAAAGGGAGAGGGCACTTCGTGCTACTATAGATTCCTGACGAAGGGTCAACAATGGATATGGTTGCAGACCAGATTTTATATCACGTACAACCAATGGAATTCGAAACCCGAGTTCATCGTCTGCACCCATTACGTGGTCAGCTATATCGATGTGATCAAGGAGCTGCGCAAAGAGTCGGAAACTTTCGGGAAAGAGCAGACCGAGGACGTTTTAATGACGGTAAAACAGCAGCAG GTGAGCACATCGTGCCCGGTTCCAACGACGCAATGGCCGTCGAAATCGTCCAAGTCGTCGAAATCAATAGCTTCAAACACGAGACCGAGACACGTCGAAGGCTCCGATAGCTCCTCGATGTCGGCGTCCATGCAAAGTTCGCCACATTCGCAAATCACGCACGTGTCGCGTTCCAAAGGCACTTCTGCCAACGCTCCGAAAAATCAGATGCCTCAAATCGACAACCGGCAGCACCAACAGCAATCCCAGCAGCAACCTCAGATAGAAGTTGACCAGAGTTGCATTCACTTTATGGAACAGGCGCAATATGCGACGGTTAATCTACAACCTGTAGTTACCACTGGCTTCGCTACTCCCGCGGGACAAATTCTGTCGACCGTTCCTACCCACGAG ATGTTGCATCAGCAAGGTATCGTGATGACACCGCAGCAGAATCAAATTCAAGACGAGCTGCAGCGTAAGCACGAGGAGCTGCAACAGCTAATAGTGCATCAGCAAGAAGAACTTCGTAGAGTGTCGGAGCAACTATTTATCGCCAGATATGGAATTCTCTCGCCGTTGCTTAACGCAA GCATGCCATACGGCGCAACAACGAATGCGTGCCAACAAATGAACCGATGCAACACCAATAACACGGCTATGCAACTACCCACATCGAGCAGCGTGCAAAGCGTGAACGTTCTTCCTTTACCCATCACTGTTCCAGTGCCTCTGGTGCCCACGGAATTGTTCTCTCACTCGTTACCGGTTAGTCCCGTGCCAACAGTATCGACCACGGTTCAAGGAAACGTGGCGACGATGATCCAAACGCCACAGCAGCCGCATCAGCAGCAGCCGCAAGGACCAACGCAGCAAAACGGCAATCCTGATCTTGTGCCTTTTCAGATCTGTTCTCATCAAGCAGACATGTTATACAATGACATGGAACCGGCATCGACTCAGCAACAAAGACCACCCCAGAATTAA
- the Clk gene encoding circadian locomoter output cycles kaput protein Clock isoform X3 codes for MDDDIDDKDDTKRKSRNLSEKKRRDQFNMLVNELGSMVGSNTRKMDKSTVLKSTILFLKNHNEIAVRSRVHEIQEDWKPSFLSNEEFTHLILEALDGFIMVFSSSGRIYYVSESVTSLLGYLPKELENTTIYDITYQEDQSPLYNVLLNPVNARDRRNVKKEDQISFSCHIKRGGLNVQENPVYELVQFIGYFRSDVDSEVDNLLPNTKFGTTGGMDTKLVFVGTGRLQTPQLIRELSVMDSTKSEFTSRHSLEWKFLFLDHRAPPIIGYLPFEVLGTSGYDYYHVDDLDKVVMCHESLMQKGEGTSCYYRFLTKGQQWIWLQTRFYITYNQWNSKPEFIVCTHYVVSYIDVIKELRKESETFGKEQTEDVLMTVKQQQVSTSCPVPTTQWPSKSSKSSKSIASNTRPRHVEGSDSSSMSASMQSSPHSQITHVSRSKGTSANAPKNQMPQIDNRQHQQQSQQQPQIEVDQSCIHFMEQAQYATVNLQPVVTTGFATPAGQILSTVPTHEMLHQQGIVMTPQQNQIQDELQRKHEELQQLIVHQQEELRRVSEQLFIARYGILSPLLNASMPYGATTNACQQMNRCNTNNTAMQLPTSSSVQSVNVLPLPITVPVPLVPTELFSHSLPVSPVPTVSTTVQGNVATMIQTPQQPHQQQPQGPTQQNGNPDLVPFQICSHQADMLYNDMEPASTQQQRPPQN; via the exons ATGGACGATGATATCGACGACAAAGATGACACGAAACG GAAATCGCGAAATTTGAGTGAAAAAAAACGGCGTGACCAATTCAACATGTTGGTGAACGAGCTGGGGAGCATGGTTGGTTCGAATACGCGGAAAATGGACAAATCTACCGTATTAAAATCCACGATATTATTCTTGAAAAACCATAACG AAATAGCCGTAAGATCAAGGGTGCATGAGATTCAGGAAGATTGGAAGCCGTCGTTTCTGTCAAACGAAGAGTTCACGCATCTCATATTAGAG GCTCTGGACGGTTTTATAATGGTATTTTCTTCAAGCGGGCGCATTTATTATGTGTCCGAAAGCGTTACATCTCTACTTGGCTACCTTCCAAAGGAGCTGGAAAACACTACCATTTATGATATAACTTACCAAGAGGACCAATCGCCGTTATACAATGTGTTATTGAATCCAGTGAACGCGAGGGATCGACGAAACGTCAAGAAAG AGGACCAAATATCTTTCTCGTGTCACATTAAAAGAGGTGGCCTGAACGTTCAAGAGAATCCCGTTTACGAGCTCGTGCAATTTATCGGATACTTCC GTTCTGACGTCGATTCGGAAGTAGACAATCTCCTCCCAAATACAAAATTCGGGACTACCGGTGGAATGGACACAAA ATTAGTTTTCGTCGGAACGGGACGCCTGCAAACGCCCCAGTTGATTCGCGAGTTGTCTGTAATGGACAGCACTAAGTCGGAGTTTACTTCCAGACATAGTCTCGAATGGAAGTTTCTCTTTCTGGATCATCGAGCACCGCCCATCATCGGATACCTACCGTTCGAAGTTCTCGGCACCTCCGGATACGATTATTATCATGTCGACGACTTGGACAAGGTCGTCATGTGCCACGAATCCC TGATGCAAAAGGGAGAGGGCACTTCGTGCTACTATAGATTCCTGACGAAGGGTCAACAATGGATATGGTTGCAGACCAGATTTTATATCACGTACAACCAATGGAATTCGAAACCCGAGTTCATCGTCTGCACCCATTACGTGGTCAGCTATATCGATGTGATCAAGGAGCTGCGCAAAGAGTCGGAAACTTTCGGGAAAGAGCAGACCGAGGACGTTTTAATGACGGTAAAACAGCAGCAG GTGAGCACATCGTGCCCGGTTCCAACGACGCAATGGCCGTCGAAATCGTCCAAGTCGTCGAAATCAATAGCTTCAAACACGAGACCGAGACACGTCGAAGGCTCCGATAGCTCCTCGATGTCGGCGTCCATGCAAAGTTCGCCACATTCGCAAATCACGCACGTGTCGCGTTCCAAAGGCACTTCTGCCAACGCTCCGAAAAATCAGATGCCTCAAATCGACAACCGGCAGCACCAACAGCAATCCCAGCAGCAACCTCAGATAGAAGTTGACCAGAGTTGCATTCACTTTATGGAACAGGCGCAATATGCGACGGTTAATCTACAACCTGTAGTTACCACTGGCTTCGCTACTCCCGCGGGACAAATTCTGTCGACCGTTCCTACCCACGAG ATGTTGCATCAGCAAGGTATCGTGATGACACCGCAGCAGAATCAAATTCAAGACGAGCTGCAGCGTAAGCACGAGGAGCTGCAACAGCTAATAGTGCATCAGCAAGAAGAACTTCGTAGAGTGTCGGAGCAACTATTTATCGCCAGATATGGAATTCTCTCGCCGTTGCTTAACGCAA GCATGCCATACGGCGCAACAACGAATGCGTGCCAACAAATGAACCGATGCAACACCAATAACACGGCTATGCAACTACCCACATCGAGCAGCGTGCAAAGCGTGAACGTTCTTCCTTTACCCATCACTGTTCCAGTGCCTCTGGTGCCCACGGAATTGTTCTCTCACTCGTTACCGGTTAGTCCCGTGCCAACAGTATCGACCACGGTTCAAGGAAACGTGGCGACGATGATCCAAACGCCACAGCAGCCGCATCAGCAGCAGCCGCAAGGACCAACGCAGCAAAACGGCAATCCTGATCTTGTGCCTTTTCAGATCTGTTCTCATCAAGCAGACATGTTATACAATGACATGGAACCGGCATCGACTCAGCAACAAAGACCACCCCAGAATTAA
- the Clk gene encoding circadian locomoter output cycles kaput protein Clock isoform X1, with protein sequence MASYSRGRSSRQSDFLYSDTMDDDIDDKDDTKRKSRNLSEKKRRDQFNMLVNELGSMVGSNTRKMDKSTVLKSTILFLKNHNEIAVRSRVHEIQEDWKPSFLSNEEFTHLILEALDGFIMVFSSSGRIYYVSESVTSLLGYLPKELENTTIYDITYQEDQSPLYNVLLNPVNARDRRNVKKEDQISFSCHIKRGGLNVQENPVYELVQFIGYFRSDVDSEVDNLLPNTKFGTTGGMDTKLVFVGTGRLQTPQLIRELSVMDSTKSEFTSRHSLEWKFLFLDHRAPPIIGYLPFEVLGTSGYDYYHVDDLDKVVMCHESLMQKGEGTSCYYRFLTKGQQWIWLQTRFYITYNQWNSKPEFIVCTHYVVSYIDVIKELRKESETFGKEQTEDVLMTVKQQQVSTSCPVPTTQWPSKSSKSSKSIASNTRPRHVEGSDSSSMSASMQSSPHSQITHVSRSKGTSANAPKNQMPQIDNRQHQQQSQQQPQIEVDQSCIHFMEQAQYATVNLQPVVTTGFATPAGQILSTVPTHEMLHQQGIVMTPQQNQIQDELQRKHEELQQLIVHQQEELRRVSEQLFIARYGILSPLLNASMPYGATTNACQQMNRCNTNNTAMQLPTSSSVQSVNVLPLPITVPVPLVPTELFSHSLPVSPVPTVSTTVQGNVATMIQTPQQPHQQQPQGPTQQNGNPDLVPFQICSHQADMLYNDMEPASTQQQRPPQN encoded by the exons ATGGCGAGTTATTCGCGTGGACGTTCCTCTCGACAATCCGA TTTTCTATATAGTGACACGATGGACGATGATATCGACGACAAAGATGACACGAAACG GAAATCGCGAAATTTGAGTGAAAAAAAACGGCGTGACCAATTCAACATGTTGGTGAACGAGCTGGGGAGCATGGTTGGTTCGAATACGCGGAAAATGGACAAATCTACCGTATTAAAATCCACGATATTATTCTTGAAAAACCATAACG AAATAGCCGTAAGATCAAGGGTGCATGAGATTCAGGAAGATTGGAAGCCGTCGTTTCTGTCAAACGAAGAGTTCACGCATCTCATATTAGAG GCTCTGGACGGTTTTATAATGGTATTTTCTTCAAGCGGGCGCATTTATTATGTGTCCGAAAGCGTTACATCTCTACTTGGCTACCTTCCAAAGGAGCTGGAAAACACTACCATTTATGATATAACTTACCAAGAGGACCAATCGCCGTTATACAATGTGTTATTGAATCCAGTGAACGCGAGGGATCGACGAAACGTCAAGAAAG AGGACCAAATATCTTTCTCGTGTCACATTAAAAGAGGTGGCCTGAACGTTCAAGAGAATCCCGTTTACGAGCTCGTGCAATTTATCGGATACTTCC GTTCTGACGTCGATTCGGAAGTAGACAATCTCCTCCCAAATACAAAATTCGGGACTACCGGTGGAATGGACACAAA ATTAGTTTTCGTCGGAACGGGACGCCTGCAAACGCCCCAGTTGATTCGCGAGTTGTCTGTAATGGACAGCACTAAGTCGGAGTTTACTTCCAGACATAGTCTCGAATGGAAGTTTCTCTTTCTGGATCATCGAGCACCGCCCATCATCGGATACCTACCGTTCGAAGTTCTCGGCACCTCCGGATACGATTATTATCATGTCGACGACTTGGACAAGGTCGTCATGTGCCACGAATCCC TGATGCAAAAGGGAGAGGGCACTTCGTGCTACTATAGATTCCTGACGAAGGGTCAACAATGGATATGGTTGCAGACCAGATTTTATATCACGTACAACCAATGGAATTCGAAACCCGAGTTCATCGTCTGCACCCATTACGTGGTCAGCTATATCGATGTGATCAAGGAGCTGCGCAAAGAGTCGGAAACTTTCGGGAAAGAGCAGACCGAGGACGTTTTAATGACGGTAAAACAGCAGCAG GTGAGCACATCGTGCCCGGTTCCAACGACGCAATGGCCGTCGAAATCGTCCAAGTCGTCGAAATCAATAGCTTCAAACACGAGACCGAGACACGTCGAAGGCTCCGATAGCTCCTCGATGTCGGCGTCCATGCAAAGTTCGCCACATTCGCAAATCACGCACGTGTCGCGTTCCAAAGGCACTTCTGCCAACGCTCCGAAAAATCAGATGCCTCAAATCGACAACCGGCAGCACCAACAGCAATCCCAGCAGCAACCTCAGATAGAAGTTGACCAGAGTTGCATTCACTTTATGGAACAGGCGCAATATGCGACGGTTAATCTACAACCTGTAGTTACCACTGGCTTCGCTACTCCCGCGGGACAAATTCTGTCGACCGTTCCTACCCACGAG ATGTTGCATCAGCAAGGTATCGTGATGACACCGCAGCAGAATCAAATTCAAGACGAGCTGCAGCGTAAGCACGAGGAGCTGCAACAGCTAATAGTGCATCAGCAAGAAGAACTTCGTAGAGTGTCGGAGCAACTATTTATCGCCAGATATGGAATTCTCTCGCCGTTGCTTAACGCAA GCATGCCATACGGCGCAACAACGAATGCGTGCCAACAAATGAACCGATGCAACACCAATAACACGGCTATGCAACTACCCACATCGAGCAGCGTGCAAAGCGTGAACGTTCTTCCTTTACCCATCACTGTTCCAGTGCCTCTGGTGCCCACGGAATTGTTCTCTCACTCGTTACCGGTTAGTCCCGTGCCAACAGTATCGACCACGGTTCAAGGAAACGTGGCGACGATGATCCAAACGCCACAGCAGCCGCATCAGCAGCAGCCGCAAGGACCAACGCAGCAAAACGGCAATCCTGATCTTGTGCCTTTTCAGATCTGTTCTCATCAAGCAGACATGTTATACAATGACATGGAACCGGCATCGACTCAGCAACAAAGACCACCCCAGAATTAA
- the Hn gene encoding phenylalanine hydroxylase isoform X1 translates to MYAKAIPKMNDTLEEGDEVLNELSIDKPTLVRGGNYIKEGRDSTKSTCLIFSPTDEDSVGALGRYLQLFAKHEVNLLHIESRSSLRRADVYEFMVECAPGGDLGAVVDTLRKQCSYFSIISRNHKDNMGTVPWFPQRIRDLDKFANQILSYGSELDSDHPGFTDAVYRQRRKYFADLAYNYKHGQPIPRVEYTKEEIKTWGVVFQNLTKLYPKYACREHNYVFPLLIENCDYREDNIPQLQDISNFLKDCTGFTLRPVAGLLSSRDFLAGLAFRVFHCTQYIRHGSKPLYTPEPDICHEVLGHVPLFADPSFAQFCQIVGLASLGAPDDYIEKLATCFWFTVEYGICRQNGELKAYGAGLLSSFGELEYCLSGKPELRPFEPAKTALQKYPITEYQPVYFVAEDFDDAKQKMIKFAETIPRKFGVRYDPYTQSINIIDSKHQIEDLIYNVNQEVQILMDAVRKLKQ, encoded by the exons ATGTACGCAAAAGCAATACCAAAAATGAATGACACGTTGGAGGAAGGTGACGAAGTCCTTAATGAATTGTCCATCGATAAG cCGACTCTGGTACGTGGAGGGAACTACATCAAAGAAGGCAGGGATTCCACGAAAAGTACGTGCCTGATCTTCTCCCCGACAGACGAGGACTCTGTTGGAGCACTGGGAAGATATCTGCAGTTGTTTGCT aaaCACGAGGTTAATTTATTGCACATTGAATCGAGAAGTTCTCTTCGGCGCGCAGACGTTTACGAATTTATGGTGGAGTGCGCACCGGGTGGAGATCTCGGCGCTGTCGTTGATACTTTACGCAAACAATGTAGTTACTTCTCGATCATTTCCAG AAATCACAAGGATAATATGGGAACAGTGCCATGGTTTCCGCAAAGAATCAGGGATTTGGATAAGTTTGCCAATCAAATTTTGTCGTATGGTTCGGAGCTGGACAGCGATCATCCTGGATTCACAGACGCGGTTTACAGGCAGAGGCGCAAATACTTTGCCGACTTGGCTTACAATTACAAACA TGGGCAACCCATTCCTAGAGTGGAATACACCAAAGAAGAGATTAAAACGTGGGGCGTAGTTTTCCAAAATCTCACGAAGCTGTACCCGAAATACGCCTGCAGAGAGCACAACTATGTTTTCCCTTTACTCATCGAAAACTGTGATTACAGAGAAGATAATATTCCTCAGTTGCAAGATATATCAAACTTTCTGAAAG ATTGCACTGGTTTCACGCTTCGTCCAGTTGCCGGTCTGTTATCGTCCCGCGACTTTTTAGCCGGTTTGGCTTTTCGAGTGTTTCATTGTACACAATACATAAGACACGGCAGTAAACCATTGTACACACCAGAACCCGACATTTGTCACGAAGTACTGGGTCACGTACCGCTATTCGCTGATCCCTCGTTCGCTCAGTTTTGTCAAATCGTCGGCCTGGCGTCTCTCGGTGCTCCTGACGATTACATCGAGAAGCTTGCCACG TGTTTCTGGTTCACGGTGGAATACGGTATCTGCCGGCAAAATGGCGAATTGAAAGCATACGGCGCTGGCTTGCTTTCCTCCTTCGGCGAGCTCGAGTACTGCTTGAGTGGCAAACCAGAACTCCGACCTTTTGAACCGGCGAAGACAGCGTTGCAAAAATATCCGATAACGGAATATCAACCCGTCTACTTCGTTGCTGAGGACTTTGACGATGCAAAACAGAAAATGAT TAAATTCGCCGAGACTATCCCAAGGAAATTTGGAGTCCGATACGACCCGTACACTCAATCCATCAACATAATTGACAGTAAACACCAAATCGAAGATCTGATTTACAACGTGAATCAGGAAGTCCAAATTTTAATGGATGCTGTCAGAAAGCTAAAGCAGTAG
- the LOC116428926 gene encoding mitochondrial basic amino acids transporter → MALDFVAGCLGGSAGIVVGYPLDTIKVHMQTQDYRSPKYKGSWHCFRTILAKESVAGLYRGMTSPMAGVALVNAVIFGVYGQTQKHVTDPDSLASHFIAGSLAGIAQSPICSPIELAKTRMQLQTPDARFSGPLRYLKHTYKHRGYRGVFKGLNITILREAPSFGIYFLTYEAITRSFGNKPISTPHMLLAGGLAGTASWVFTYPLDVVKSRIQMDNNRYSGVIDCFRQSARTEGYSSFYRGLNSAIIRAFPTNAVTFAVVTWTFRILRQEPADRTSDTNASETDGIRAVGQVSDIYEPFPFLGKWHSPGTFLTGSPQSLTIPRFRHSTLSIACIDDSVFGKPVARQFDRRSEFETRHNVIGEQQVQDDKSDQVEERSRGREDIADESSERKVELLDVERGIGECRVIEASGLLTSS, encoded by the exons ATGGCCCTTGACTTTGTCGCCGGATGTTTGGGAG GGTCTGCCGGTATTGTGGTGGGATATCCTCTGGATACGATCAAAGTACACATGCAAACGCAAGATTACCGAAGCCCGAAATACAAGGGCAGCTGGCACTGCTTCCGCACGATTCTTGCGAAGGAATCG GTAGCAGGTCTTTACCGAGGTATGACGTCGCCTATGGCGGGTGTAGCGCTAGTGAACGCAGTCATCTTCGGCGTGTACGGTCAAACCCAGAAACACGTAACCGATCCGGATTCCCTCGCCTCGCACTTCATCGCCGGCAGCCTGGCTGGGATTGCTCAGAGTCCTATCTGCAGTCCGATAGAGCTGGCCAAAACGCGCATGCAACTGCAGACGCCGGATGCTCGGTTCTCCGGGCCCTTGCGATACCTGAAGCATACCTATAAACATCGGGGGTACCGAGGAGTGTTCAAAGGTTTAAACATCACCATCCTCCGAGAAGCACCCAGTTTCGGCATCTACTTCCTCACGTACGAAGCAATCACGAGGTCCTTTGGGAACAAGCCGATCTCGACGCCACACATGTTGCTAGCTGGAGGACTCGCTGGAACCGCTTCCTGGGTGTTCACTTATCCTTTGGATGTGGTCAAATCGAGAATCCAAATGGACAACAATCGCTACTCGGGAGTGATCGATTGCTTCAGGCAGTCGGCGAGAACCGAAGGTTACTCCTCTTTCTACAGGGGTTTGAATTCCGCGATCATTCGGGCATTTCCCACGAATGCCGTCACCTTCGCTGTGGTCACCTGGACCTTTCGTATACTTCGGCAGGAACCAGCCGATCGGACATCCGACACGAACGCCTCTGAAACAGACGGCATTCGGGCTGTCGGGCAAGTATCCGATATCTACGAACCTTTCCCTTTCCTCGGTAAATGGCACTCTCCTGGCACGTTCCTGACGGGTTCTCCTCAGAGTCTAACGATCCCCAGATTCAGACACTCGACCTTGTCGATCGCGTGTATTGACGACTCCGTCTTTGGTAAACCTGTCGCGCGACAGTTCGACAGACGTTCCGAATTCGAGACTCGGCACAACGTCATCGGTGAACAACAAGTTCAAGATGACAAGTCCGATCAAGTTGAAGAGAGgtcgagaggaagagaggataTCGCCGATGAAAGTAGCGAAAGGAAAGTTGAATTGCTGGACGTTGAAAGGGGGATCGGCGAATGTCGTGTCATCGAAGCGTCGGGACTTTTGACCAGCTCTTGA
- the Hn gene encoding phenylalanine hydroxylase isoform X2 translates to MIETPLIMFDPTLVRGGNYIKEGRDSTKSTCLIFSPTDEDSVGALGRYLQLFAKHEVNLLHIESRSSLRRADVYEFMVECAPGGDLGAVVDTLRKQCSYFSIISRNHKDNMGTVPWFPQRIRDLDKFANQILSYGSELDSDHPGFTDAVYRQRRKYFADLAYNYKHGQPIPRVEYTKEEIKTWGVVFQNLTKLYPKYACREHNYVFPLLIENCDYREDNIPQLQDISNFLKDCTGFTLRPVAGLLSSRDFLAGLAFRVFHCTQYIRHGSKPLYTPEPDICHEVLGHVPLFADPSFAQFCQIVGLASLGAPDDYIEKLATCFWFTVEYGICRQNGELKAYGAGLLSSFGELEYCLSGKPELRPFEPAKTALQKYPITEYQPVYFVAEDFDDAKQKMIKFAETIPRKFGVRYDPYTQSINIIDSKHQIEDLIYNVNQEVQILMDAVRKLKQ, encoded by the exons ATGATCGAGACGCCGTTAATAATGTTCGAT cCGACTCTGGTACGTGGAGGGAACTACATCAAAGAAGGCAGGGATTCCACGAAAAGTACGTGCCTGATCTTCTCCCCGACAGACGAGGACTCTGTTGGAGCACTGGGAAGATATCTGCAGTTGTTTGCT aaaCACGAGGTTAATTTATTGCACATTGAATCGAGAAGTTCTCTTCGGCGCGCAGACGTTTACGAATTTATGGTGGAGTGCGCACCGGGTGGAGATCTCGGCGCTGTCGTTGATACTTTACGCAAACAATGTAGTTACTTCTCGATCATTTCCAG AAATCACAAGGATAATATGGGAACAGTGCCATGGTTTCCGCAAAGAATCAGGGATTTGGATAAGTTTGCCAATCAAATTTTGTCGTATGGTTCGGAGCTGGACAGCGATCATCCTGGATTCACAGACGCGGTTTACAGGCAGAGGCGCAAATACTTTGCCGACTTGGCTTACAATTACAAACA TGGGCAACCCATTCCTAGAGTGGAATACACCAAAGAAGAGATTAAAACGTGGGGCGTAGTTTTCCAAAATCTCACGAAGCTGTACCCGAAATACGCCTGCAGAGAGCACAACTATGTTTTCCCTTTACTCATCGAAAACTGTGATTACAGAGAAGATAATATTCCTCAGTTGCAAGATATATCAAACTTTCTGAAAG ATTGCACTGGTTTCACGCTTCGTCCAGTTGCCGGTCTGTTATCGTCCCGCGACTTTTTAGCCGGTTTGGCTTTTCGAGTGTTTCATTGTACACAATACATAAGACACGGCAGTAAACCATTGTACACACCAGAACCCGACATTTGTCACGAAGTACTGGGTCACGTACCGCTATTCGCTGATCCCTCGTTCGCTCAGTTTTGTCAAATCGTCGGCCTGGCGTCTCTCGGTGCTCCTGACGATTACATCGAGAAGCTTGCCACG TGTTTCTGGTTCACGGTGGAATACGGTATCTGCCGGCAAAATGGCGAATTGAAAGCATACGGCGCTGGCTTGCTTTCCTCCTTCGGCGAGCTCGAGTACTGCTTGAGTGGCAAACCAGAACTCCGACCTTTTGAACCGGCGAAGACAGCGTTGCAAAAATATCCGATAACGGAATATCAACCCGTCTACTTCGTTGCTGAGGACTTTGACGATGCAAAACAGAAAATGAT TAAATTCGCCGAGACTATCCCAAGGAAATTTGGAGTCCGATACGACCCGTACACTCAATCCATCAACATAATTGACAGTAAACACCAAATCGAAGATCTGATTTACAACGTGAATCAGGAAGTCCAAATTTTAATGGATGCTGTCAGAAAGCTAAAGCAGTAG